Proteins from a genomic interval of Pseudomonas asplenii:
- a CDS encoding cupin domain-containing protein → MPLLPFAESFDLDACFNSISEYWSPKVVAQVNDQYVKVAKVCGQLIWHNHATQDELFYVVKGNLRIEYEGGRAVELPAGSMHVVPRGVMHNPVAEEECWIVLIEPVDTLHTGDVYSPLTKTLEQQLG, encoded by the coding sequence ATGCCCCTTCTGCCCTTTGCTGAGTCTTTCGATCTGGATGCTTGTTTCAACTCGATTTCTGAATACTGGTCACCCAAGGTCGTCGCGCAAGTGAATGATCAGTACGTGAAGGTCGCCAAAGTCTGCGGCCAGCTGATTTGGCACAACCATGCGACACAGGACGAACTGTTTTATGTCGTCAAAGGGAATTTGAGGATTGAGTATGAAGGTGGCCGAGCGGTCGAGCTGCCCGCAGGCTCGATGCATGTTGTACCCAGGGGCGTCATGCATAATCCGGTTGCGGAAGAAGAGTGCTGGATCGTCCTGATCGAGCCAGTGGACACCCTGCATACCGGGGATGTTTATTCACCCCTTACCAAAACCCTGGAGCAACAGTTGGGCTGA
- a CDS encoding ATP-dependent Clp protease proteolytic subunit, with amino-acid sequence MSEHVVHFHCQIDQGTTERFRNCCLEAIEQGAQSLLLNLSTTGGSTNFGFTLYTFLKSLPVPLCAINAGNIESMGIIMFLAAHRRITAPHSRFLIHPMNWYFSQNSVDHQRLREYLSSLDNDLARYVKIYEIETTEAATQLDIFKCLSAEEKVIAAHDSLAYGIAHEVRQIVFAEGVKHWKVSAE; translated from the coding sequence ATGAGCGAACACGTCGTGCATTTTCACTGCCAGATCGATCAGGGCACCACCGAGCGTTTTCGAAACTGCTGCCTGGAGGCCATCGAACAAGGTGCTCAGTCGCTGCTGCTCAACCTGTCCACCACTGGCGGCAGTACCAATTTCGGTTTCACGCTGTACACCTTCCTCAAGTCCTTGCCAGTGCCGCTGTGCGCGATCAATGCAGGCAACATCGAATCGATGGGCATCATCATGTTTCTCGCCGCCCATCGACGTATCACCGCACCCCACTCACGTTTTCTGATTCACCCCATGAATTGGTACTTCAGCCAAAATTCGGTGGATCACCAAAGGCTGCGCGAGTACCTATCGAGCTTGGACAATGACCTGGCGCGGTACGTGAAAATCTACGAAATCGAGACAACCGAGGCCGCCACCCAACTGGACATTTTCAAGTGCCTATCGGCCGAGGAGAAGGTGATCGCCGCTCATGACTCACTGGCCTATGGTATTGCCCATGAGGTCAGACAAATCGTGTTCGCCGAAGGCGTCAAACACTGGAAAGTCAGCGCAGAATAA
- a CDS encoding low affinity iron permease family protein — MKFANFSQSLSKWAGHSKTFMSAIVLIIIWAATGPYFHYNDTWQLIINTSTTIITFLMVFLIQNTQNRDNDILHIKIDELLRVTKEAQNAALCLDKLESHELRELRKEYSEIGSEDNGRSSALASPPNAPLSAHRPQEGQ; from the coding sequence ATGAAATTCGCCAACTTCTCCCAATCGCTTTCAAAATGGGCCGGCCATTCGAAAACCTTTATGAGCGCGATTGTGCTGATCATCATCTGGGCGGCCACCGGCCCCTATTTTCATTACAACGATACGTGGCAATTGATCATCAACACCTCAACCACGATCATCACCTTCCTCATGGTTTTCCTGATCCAGAACACTCAAAACCGAGACAATGACATCTTGCATATCAAGATTGATGAGCTGTTACGGGTGACAAAAGAAGCGCAGAACGCGGCGTTATGCCTGGATAAGCTTGAAAGCCACGAGCTGCGTGAACTACGCAAGGAATATAGCGAAATCGGATCAGAAGATAACGGCCGCTCATCCGCCCTGGCCTCCCCGCCCAATGCACCGCTATCGGCACATCGTCCACAAGAGGGCCAGTGA
- a CDS encoding DUF6555 family protein — MNNELFIIEYFLHGEHRSFIIRASAMNNAEAWHWACCDAGIGRIPRFARERVKRISKPLAERYGVENVKWWRSGEAPFVPKPYIPPPPD; from the coding sequence ATGAATAACGAACTTTTCATCATCGAATACTTTCTTCATGGCGAGCACAGATCTTTCATCATCAGAGCATCCGCCATGAATAACGCCGAGGCCTGGCATTGGGCTTGTTGCGATGCAGGCATAGGCCGTATTCCCCGATTCGCCCGAGAGCGCGTCAAACGGATCAGTAAACCGCTCGCTGAACGATATGGCGTCGAGAACGTGAAATGGTGGCGTTCCGGCGAAGCACCTTTTGTTCCAAAACCCTACATCCCACCGCCACCCGATTGA